In Terriglobales bacterium, a genomic segment contains:
- the nrfD gene encoding NrfD/PsrC family molybdoenzyme membrane anchor subunit codes for MAEPKQPGAGSGTAENGAAPVIAPGYSFGSVTDQISSLVLTRKTTLGWLLGFAIGFALVMVLLMATGYLFLRGVGIWGIDVPVAWGFAIVNFVWWIGIGHAGTLISAILLLLRQSWRNSINRFAEAMTLFAVACAGLFPLLHLGRPWLFYWLFPYPSSMGVWPNFRSPLVWDVFAVSTYFTVSLMFWFVGLIPDLATLRDRSQNRWARMVYGFLAMGWRGSARHWKRYDDAYLLLAGLATPLVISVHTVVSFDFAVAILPGWHTTIFPPYFVAGAIYSGFAMVLVLAIPIRKVYGLEGLITMRHLENSAKVMLATGLIVAYGYAVEAFMAWYSGNPYDLYMTVNRALGPYRVLYWLLIACNIVIPQALWVKKVRTRPLLLFLVSLVVLLGMWLERFVIVVISLHRDYLPSSWGMYYPTIWDLATFFGTIGLFVACMYLFIRFLPMISIFEMRTLLPEAKVEAGD; via the coding sequence CAAAACAACCCGGAGCGGGGAGCGGGACGGCCGAGAACGGCGCGGCGCCGGTGATCGCGCCGGGCTACAGCTTCGGCTCGGTCACCGACCAGATCAGCTCGCTGGTGCTGACCCGCAAGACCACGCTGGGGTGGCTGCTGGGCTTCGCCATCGGCTTCGCGCTGGTGATGGTGCTGCTGATGGCCACCGGCTACCTCTTCCTGCGCGGGGTGGGGATCTGGGGCATCGACGTGCCGGTGGCGTGGGGCTTCGCCATCGTCAACTTCGTGTGGTGGATCGGCATCGGGCACGCGGGCACGCTCATCTCCGCCATCCTGCTGCTGCTGCGGCAGAGCTGGCGCAACTCCATCAACCGCTTCGCTGAGGCCATGACCTTGTTCGCGGTGGCCTGCGCCGGCCTCTTCCCGCTGCTCCACCTGGGGCGCCCGTGGCTGTTCTACTGGCTCTTCCCTTATCCCAGCAGCATGGGAGTATGGCCGAACTTCCGCAGCCCGCTGGTGTGGGACGTGTTCGCGGTCTCGACGTATTTCACGGTCTCGCTGATGTTCTGGTTCGTGGGCCTGATCCCCGACCTGGCCACGCTGCGCGACCGCTCCCAGAACCGCTGGGCGCGGATGGTGTACGGCTTCCTGGCCATGGGCTGGCGGGGCTCGGCGCGCCACTGGAAGCGCTACGACGACGCCTACCTGCTGCTGGCCGGGCTGGCCACGCCGCTGGTGATCTCGGTGCACACCGTGGTCAGCTTCGACTTCGCGGTGGCCATCCTGCCGGGCTGGCACACCACCATCTTCCCGCCCTACTTCGTGGCCGGAGCCATCTACTCCGGCTTCGCCATGGTGCTGGTGTTGGCCATCCCCATCCGCAAGGTGTACGGGCTGGAAGGGCTGATCACCATGCGCCACCTGGAGAACTCGGCCAAGGTGATGCTGGCCACCGGGCTGATCGTGGCCTACGGCTACGCAGTGGAAGCCTTCATGGCCTGGTACAGCGGCAATCCCTACGACCTTTATATGACCGTGAACCGGGCGCTGGGGCCCTACCGGGTGCTGTACTGGCTGCTGATCGCGTGCAACATCGTGATCCCGCAGGCGCTGTGGGTGAAGAAGGTGCGCACCCGGCCGCTGCTGCTCTTCCTGGTCTCGCTGGTGGTGCTGCTGGGGATGTGGCTGGAGCGCTTCGTGATCGTGGTCATCAGCCTGCACCGCGACTACCTCCCGTCCTCCTGGGGCATGTACTACCCGACCATCTGGGATCTCGCCACCTTCTTCGGAACCATCGGGTTGTTCGTGGCCTGC